From one Nitrospira sp. genomic stretch:
- a CDS encoding undecaprenyl/decaprenyl-phosphate alpha-N-acetylglucosaminyl 1-phosphate transferase gives MTSAVFFSFVTSLFICMALIPPLQLNAGRWSFMDLPGERKVHANPIPRIGGIAFGFSALLSIFFWVPPDPIVLPMLLSSLVILGFGIWDDRAGLHYRIKLVGQLLAAFVVVVIGEIRFEQIPFVFEDNVPMWLAIPLTVVFLIGAANAVNLSDGLDGLAGGLAFLSFAGIAYLAYLAHDLPVLVMAAGILGGLLGFLRYNTYPARIFMGDAGSQLLGFSMGVLVLVLSDPARTPFTVAIGLLVLGLPFLDTIAVMGQRLVKGRSPFIGDRNHVHHKLLALGLSHYEAVIVIYGIQAVMVGLAYLLRWQSDALVLGAYGAFAIGMLSLFVATERAELVFAGPSGGRMLSDTKLARAAQWLSGMAPRFLAIVVPLFLVVNVFVPGHVPMDVGYAALSLFAVVLAGLWLLPQHRSHFVRGGLYVGSAFLMYMGEQSDLSDMWPLYVTHNTLLGIIAILVVLSMRFSRSNRFQTTPLDYLMVFFALIVPLLPEMRADMPTLSILAAKLIVLYFSFELILHTFDDRMEQFGLVSLWILLGLGIRAWF, from the coding sequence ATGACCAGCGCCGTCTTTTTCAGCTTTGTCACTTCGCTGTTCATTTGCATGGCCTTGATCCCGCCGCTGCAATTGAACGCCGGACGATGGAGCTTCATGGATCTCCCCGGCGAGCGGAAAGTCCACGCCAATCCCATCCCGAGAATCGGCGGGATAGCGTTCGGCTTTTCGGCGCTCCTGTCCATCTTCTTCTGGGTTCCTCCGGACCCGATTGTCCTGCCGATGCTCCTAAGCTCATTGGTCATCCTTGGATTTGGCATTTGGGACGACCGCGCCGGCTTACATTACAGAATAAAGCTCGTCGGCCAGCTGCTGGCCGCCTTTGTCGTGGTGGTCATCGGGGAAATTCGTTTCGAACAGATCCCATTTGTATTCGAAGACAATGTCCCCATGTGGCTGGCCATTCCACTCACGGTAGTATTTTTGATCGGGGCTGCCAACGCGGTCAATCTTTCCGACGGTTTGGACGGATTGGCCGGTGGGCTGGCGTTTCTCAGTTTCGCCGGCATCGCCTATTTGGCGTATCTGGCACATGACCTTCCCGTCCTGGTCATGGCCGCAGGCATTCTAGGGGGACTACTTGGGTTTCTTCGGTACAATACGTACCCTGCCAGGATTTTTATGGGCGATGCGGGAAGTCAGCTGCTCGGCTTTTCCATGGGGGTGCTGGTCCTGGTCTTGAGCGATCCAGCACGTACCCCGTTCACAGTGGCGATCGGTCTGCTTGTGCTGGGCTTGCCATTTCTGGATACGATTGCCGTGATGGGGCAGCGTCTTGTGAAGGGCCGATCGCCCTTCATCGGCGATCGGAACCATGTTCATCACAAGCTGCTGGCACTCGGGCTCTCACATTACGAGGCGGTCATCGTCATCTATGGAATTCAAGCCGTCATGGTCGGTCTGGCCTATCTCCTTCGTTGGCAGAGCGATGCCCTCGTCCTTGGGGCCTATGGTGCCTTTGCCATCGGCATGTTGTCGTTGTTTGTCGCAACGGAGCGGGCAGAGTTGGTATTTGCCGGGCCTTCCGGCGGCCGTATGCTCTCGGATACCAAACTCGCGAGGGCGGCGCAATGGTTGAGCGGAATGGCGCCACGATTCCTGGCCATCGTGGTGCCGTTGTTCTTGGTTGTCAATGTCTTTGTGCCGGGTCATGTCCCGATGGACGTCGGATACGCCGCATTGAGTCTCTTTGCCGTGGTGCTCGCCGGCCTCTGGCTGCTGCCTCAGCATCGCTCGCATTTCGTGCGAGGAGGTCTCTACGTCGGCAGCGCATTTCTGATGTACATGGGAGAACAATCCGATCTCTCAGACATGTGGCCGCTGTACGTCACCCACAACACGCTGCTGGGCATCATTGCCATCCTGGTCGTCCTGAGCATGCGCTTCAGCCGTAGCAATCGGTTTCAGACCACTCCGCTGGACTACCTGATGGTGTTCTTCGCGTTGATCGTGCCGCTCTTGCCGGAAATGCGCGCCGATATGCCGACTCTCAGCATTTTGGCCGCCAAGCTCATCGTGCTGTATTTTTCCTTTGAACTCATTTTGCATACCTTTGATGATCGCATGGAACAATTCGGTCTTGTCTCCTTATGGATCTTGCTCGGATTGGGTATTCGCGCATGGTTCTGA
- the xrtD gene encoding VPLPA-CTERM-specific exosortase XrtD, with protein MVVIGLLTVAALGYIYADSLVFLFGQWGWDDYSHGPFIPIISAFLAWQRRAQLATPRISPSWAGTALVAIGLLLFIVGDYATLYVLLHFSLWIVIVGVVLSFLGFPGLRVLVFPLTYLLVAIPLPIFFYNSLSSQLQLWSSALGVGFLQAIGVTAFREGNVIDLGPVQLQVAEACSGIRYLFPLTALALLCAYLYRDRLWKRIALVVSALPVSIFINGLRIGIVGVLVDFYGPQAAEGFLHLFEGWVLFFATLAFLVLEMWMLTKIHPLAESTSLSERFSSGLIPESVELEPATSGMPFRQPSKAPAYVGSLAMILPFAILFPSMGERQEIVPDRSTFVNFSMRIGEWQGNPQPVEPQLISALRFDDYLLADYTAPGGGPLTLYMAYYQSQRKGQSAHSPQSCIPGGGWEITSKRTVNLPIDGLTQPVNRVLIQKDRQKQLVVYWFKQRDRILSNEYLVKLYLLWDAMTRKRSDGALIRLSAAVDPGQDEQEVEQRMIQFAQSIQPQLNRYIPD; from the coding sequence TTGGTTGTCATCGGATTACTGACTGTAGCCGCATTGGGCTACATCTACGCCGATAGCTTAGTATTTCTCTTTGGCCAATGGGGCTGGGACGATTATAGCCATGGGCCATTCATCCCAATCATCAGCGCATTTCTTGCCTGGCAACGGCGAGCCCAACTGGCAACACCGAGGATTTCCCCTTCTTGGGCAGGGACCGCACTGGTGGCCATTGGATTGCTGCTCTTCATAGTGGGGGACTATGCCACACTCTATGTCTTACTCCATTTCTCCTTGTGGATTGTGATCGTTGGCGTCGTTCTCTCGTTCCTTGGATTTCCTGGATTGCGAGTGCTGGTCTTCCCATTGACTTATCTGTTGGTCGCGATTCCTCTGCCCATCTTTTTCTACAACAGTCTCTCAAGCCAGTTGCAATTGTGGTCGTCAGCACTAGGAGTCGGATTCTTACAGGCCATTGGGGTTACGGCCTTCAGAGAGGGGAATGTAATCGATCTCGGTCCGGTTCAATTGCAGGTCGCCGAAGCATGCAGTGGAATCCGTTACCTTTTCCCCCTTACCGCGCTGGCCCTCCTCTGTGCCTACCTGTACCGCGATCGCCTATGGAAACGCATTGCGCTTGTCGTATCGGCCCTTCCTGTTTCAATCTTCATCAATGGGCTTCGCATCGGCATCGTCGGTGTGCTCGTGGACTTCTATGGACCGCAGGCGGCCGAGGGATTTCTGCACCTCTTTGAAGGCTGGGTACTATTCTTCGCCACCCTGGCTTTCCTTGTGCTCGAAATGTGGATGTTGACGAAAATTCATCCTCTGGCTGAGTCAACAAGTCTGTCAGAACGATTCTCCTCCGGCCTCATTCCCGAATCGGTGGAATTGGAACCAGCCACATCAGGCATGCCATTCAGACAACCATCTAAGGCTCCTGCATATGTTGGAAGCTTGGCCATGATTCTTCCCTTTGCCATCCTGTTCCCCTCAATGGGAGAGCGGCAGGAGATCGTCCCGGATCGTTCGACATTTGTGAATTTTTCTATGCGCATTGGGGAGTGGCAGGGAAATCCACAACCAGTGGAACCCCAACTCATCTCGGCCTTACGTTTTGACGATTACCTGCTGGCCGACTATACAGCGCCGGGAGGCGGGCCGCTTACGCTCTATATGGCCTACTACCAATCGCAGCGAAAGGGACAATCTGCGCATTCTCCGCAAAGCTGTATCCCCGGTGGTGGATGGGAAATCACCTCCAAACGAACAGTGAATCTGCCAATCGACGGACTCACCCAACCGGTCAATCGGGTACTGATTCAAAAAGATCGGCAAAAACAGCTTGTGGTTTATTGGTTCAAACAGCGTGATCGGATTCTGTCCAACGAGTATCTAGTAAAACTGTATTTATTGTGGGATGCGATGACGAGGAAACGAAGTGATGGAGCCCTGATTCGATTGTCTGCTGCCGTTGATCCCGGGCAAGACGAGCAAGAAGTCGAGCAGCGAATGATTCAATTTGCACAGAGCATTCAACCTCAACTGAATCGCTATATCCCGGATTGA
- a CDS encoding glycosyltransferase family 4 protein yields the protein MLSDLAFSLAQSGRDVSILTSRQAYDNPMTTFPSATIEQGVQIVRVWSTRFGRRSLVGRVLDYLTFYVSAFVHMLSMVQRGDLLVAKTDPPLISVVSAVVVHLRRAILMNWIQDLFPEVASALVGNQTKSACDILRWLRNWSLRTAVQNVVIGERMEQKLRDEGIAEHRITVIHNWADGNAIHPIDIADNELRSEWNLQNRFVVGYSGNLGRAHEFQTILDAMYLLRNDSHIVFLFIGGGAQRGWLKQAIEKRNLPNGVFKPYQPRERLSLSLGVPDLHLISLQPLLEGLIVPSKFYGIAAAGRPALYIGDQDGEIPMILHKMNCGISVGLNQSEKASDTIKMLAGNPEICKRYGRNARDIFEKRFDLRHAERAWKAAIHRASKQADYYM from the coding sequence ATGTTGTCTGACCTGGCCTTCAGCCTCGCACAATCAGGACGCGACGTTTCGATCCTCACGAGTCGCCAAGCTTACGATAACCCAATGACTACATTTCCCAGCGCGACCATCGAACAAGGCGTTCAGATAGTTCGTGTGTGGTCGACACGTTTCGGTCGACGAAGTCTGGTGGGGCGAGTACTCGATTATTTGACCTTTTACGTGAGTGCCTTCGTACACATGCTTTCAATGGTACAACGGGGAGACCTACTCGTCGCCAAAACAGACCCTCCCTTGATCTCTGTCGTCAGCGCAGTGGTGGTACATCTTCGCAGGGCCATATTGATGAATTGGATTCAAGACTTATTTCCGGAGGTTGCCTCTGCACTAGTTGGAAACCAAACAAAAAGTGCTTGTGACATTCTCCGCTGGCTTAGAAATTGGTCCCTTCGGACGGCCGTACAAAATGTGGTGATCGGAGAAAGGATGGAGCAAAAGCTTCGTGACGAGGGGATTGCCGAGCATCGCATCACGGTCATACATAATTGGGCTGATGGCAACGCCATTCATCCAATAGACATTGCTGACAATGAACTTCGAAGCGAGTGGAATTTGCAGAACCGATTTGTTGTTGGGTACTCAGGCAATTTGGGCAGGGCGCATGAGTTCCAGACAATTTTGGACGCGATGTATCTACTCCGTAACGATTCCCATATTGTGTTTTTGTTTATTGGGGGAGGTGCCCAGCGAGGTTGGTTGAAGCAAGCGATTGAGAAGCGCAATCTGCCTAATGGGGTATTCAAACCGTATCAACCGCGAGAGCGATTGAGTTTGAGTCTGGGCGTACCAGACCTACACCTCATCTCGCTTCAGCCGCTTCTCGAAGGCTTGATAGTCCCGAGCAAGTTTTATGGAATTGCCGCTGCAGGTAGACCTGCGCTTTACATCGGCGATCAAGACGGGGAAATCCCTATGATACTCCACAAAATGAATTGTGGGATTAGTGTCGGCCTAAACCAATCTGAGAAAGCATCGGATACAATCAAAATGTTGGCTGGTAATCCGGAGATATGCAAGCGCTATGGGCGCAATGCAAGGGATATATTCGAAAAGCGTTTCGACCTAAGACATGCCGAAAGAGCTTGGAAAGCCGCAATTCACAGAGCGTCTAAGCAAGCTGACTATTATATGTAA
- a CDS encoding response regulator transcription factor has product MGLEIIEIVEDDASQAKLLDQILRQASFRTNVAFDGPSGMQDVWRIKPALVLADDNLPGLTGREMCARLRQDPSTKHIPVIVLSGFASEERRAEALDGGADDVIVKPYSSTELLARVRAVLRRTRHTQAQDEDLAEDLTLAESLYVAVYRGTRMTLSAHEWKALRRLASMAGIVVPREELKSLLWDDDPLLHDSELDRCIEQLNHKLGEGATAAAQIKVVPGGFRLSHSASGAGAEPSGH; this is encoded by the coding sequence ATGGGATTGGAAATTATCGAAATCGTCGAGGACGACGCGAGTCAGGCGAAACTGTTGGATCAGATTCTCCGCCAGGCCTCGTTTCGAACCAACGTCGCATTTGACGGGCCATCCGGCATGCAGGATGTCTGGCGTATCAAACCTGCCTTAGTCCTGGCTGACGACAACCTGCCTGGGCTGACTGGTCGCGAGATGTGCGCCCGCCTGCGCCAGGATCCTTCCACGAAACACATTCCCGTCATTGTCCTGTCGGGCTTCGCCTCGGAAGAACGTCGTGCCGAAGCGTTGGACGGCGGAGCCGACGACGTTATCGTCAAACCCTACTCATCGACCGAATTGCTCGCCCGCGTGCGGGCAGTCCTTCGCCGTACCCGCCACACGCAGGCACAGGATGAAGATCTGGCCGAGGATCTCACGCTGGCGGAGTCCCTGTACGTCGCGGTGTATCGAGGCACACGCATGACGCTGTCCGCACATGAATGGAAAGCACTCCGGCGATTGGCGAGTATGGCGGGGATAGTGGTCCCGCGAGAAGAATTGAAATCCCTGTTGTGGGATGACGATCCGCTGCTTCACGACAGTGAACTGGACCGGTGCATCGAACAGCTCAACCACAAACTGGGCGAAGGCGCCACTGCCGCCGCACAGATCAAAGTCGTGCCAGGTGGTTTTCGCCTCAGTCACTCTGCTTCCGGGGCCGGCGCTGAACCATCCGGGCACTAG
- a CDS encoding CpsD/CapB family tyrosine-protein kinase, whose product MEWFQAALDRYKQQQHQSPPRSGPGRPSPMRAIPATIVYTRTRSVQIPEPVLREQRILAGFETGPFVDSFKILRTQVLHRVREKGWNVIGVTSPGEREGKTFTAVNLAASLAMDVTQSVLLVDANLRHPTVHDMFDLGDCRGLADYLLDDVPIEELLVHPGIGRFVLLPGGRTVAHSAEALTSPKMVALVDEFKHRYQSRMILFDLPPILQTSDVLAFSPYLDAMLVVIEEGRTKAEDVERALALIKQSTPVLGTVVNKVGHATATPARMKRML is encoded by the coding sequence ATGGAATGGTTTCAAGCGGCGCTCGATCGCTATAAACAACAGCAGCACCAAAGTCCTCCCAGATCCGGGCCCGGACGCCCCTCGCCCATGCGGGCGATTCCGGCCACGATCGTGTACACCCGTACTCGCTCTGTCCAGATTCCCGAACCGGTGCTGCGGGAGCAGCGCATTCTCGCGGGCTTTGAAACCGGCCCGTTTGTGGATTCATTCAAAATTCTGCGGACACAGGTCCTGCATCGGGTCAGAGAAAAGGGATGGAATGTCATCGGTGTGACCAGCCCCGGCGAGCGGGAGGGAAAGACCTTTACGGCCGTGAACCTCGCTGCCAGCCTGGCCATGGATGTGACGCAATCCGTCCTGCTGGTCGACGCCAATCTCCGGCATCCCACCGTGCATGACATGTTCGATCTGGGCGACTGCCGGGGACTCGCAGACTATTTGTTGGACGATGTGCCAATTGAAGAATTGCTAGTGCATCCCGGCATCGGTCGATTCGTGCTATTGCCGGGCGGACGGACCGTGGCCCATTCGGCGGAAGCCCTGACCTCCCCGAAAATGGTGGCCCTGGTCGACGAGTTTAAACATCGCTACCAGTCGCGAATGATTCTGTTTGACCTGCCCCCGATTTTGCAGACATCGGATGTCCTAGCCTTTTCCCCTTACCTTGATGCCATGCTCGTGGTGATTGAAGAAGGTCGCACAAAAGCGGAAGATGTGGAACGGGCCTTAGCGCTGATCAAGCAGTCGACGCCCGTGCTGGGGACCGTGGTCAACAAAGTCGGGCACGCCACAGCCACGCCCGCCCGCATGAAGCGCATGCTATAG
- a CDS encoding tetratricopeptide repeat protein: protein MNTIILLLLQSARHAVVAMLMLGLLACGGPQQRKAQYRAKAQDYIQAGNFSKARVALRNVLKIDPKDADAYFLVAQVEEKEKNWRSAVANYQQVIDIVPDHKEALIILAKYYLEAKLTDEVGRTADKVLAKHPQDPQAQALKIAVLAQQDKMDQALIRAEELIRAYPTEPDVSILLATLYHQTHRLRDARATLQRALRTHPHDLDLLQNLRNILVEAHDDMAAEQALRQIIQEEPTIYDHRLKLARFFDQLPATDKAEAVLRDAVTVFPENDQAWLALADFLKMRRGMEPARVALRQAAKQLPYSTQIPFALAALYESHKDFAEAKLVYETVAKDYNKKPAGLDAQVKLAQLEFNAGHQEEAERRLSDVLRQNPRSAQGLILQGKMALIGRNGKDAVQAFRTVLRDQPELAHVHYLLGQAYLTTGDSSLARESFERSVALQPGLVEASFALATMESRSGQLQSARARLKAILTSHHDHRQAMEILFSLDLAAGDWNHAATMLSRLRQVEGESAATLMAEGKLYESRKDFAEAIAAYERAATMAVDAQEPLVAVTHLDLQLKQPERARRRLEGILATHPNHPYAHGVMGEVLTLIGKRDSAMGHFREATRINPRWLTPWLNAATLSMAQGQGEVAIRTLREGLTANPASEELHMLLASVLASQNSVEEAIAAYDAVLRMNPRNIFSANNLAALLADHKSDAPNLQRAFLLSREFEKDAPHPLFLDTLAWVRLKMGHLEDAVRIMRQAIVKAPDLPILNYHLGAALYHSGRNVEAKVYLAKALKSTEHFQGRREAQQLLARSNG from the coding sequence ATGAATACAATTATCTTGCTCCTGCTGCAGTCGGCGCGTCATGCCGTCGTCGCCATGCTGATGCTCGGCCTTCTCGCCTGCGGCGGCCCACAGCAGCGCAAGGCTCAGTATCGGGCCAAGGCCCAGGACTATATCCAGGCTGGAAACTTTTCGAAGGCCAGGGTCGCGCTTCGCAATGTTTTGAAAATCGACCCCAAGGATGCCGATGCCTACTTTCTCGTGGCGCAGGTAGAAGAGAAAGAAAAAAACTGGCGCAGTGCCGTCGCCAATTACCAGCAAGTCATCGATATCGTACCGGACCACAAAGAGGCCTTGATTATCTTGGCCAAGTACTACCTCGAAGCCAAACTGACGGATGAGGTGGGCCGAACGGCTGACAAGGTTCTCGCAAAACATCCGCAAGACCCGCAGGCCCAGGCCCTGAAAATCGCCGTACTTGCGCAACAGGATAAGATGGATCAGGCGCTGATCCGAGCTGAAGAGCTGATCAGAGCGTACCCAACCGAGCCGGATGTCTCAATTCTTCTCGCCACTTTATACCATCAGACACATCGCCTGCGCGATGCGAGAGCGACGTTGCAACGTGCGCTTCGGACACATCCACATGACCTGGACCTCCTGCAGAATTTAAGAAACATCCTTGTCGAAGCTCACGACGATATGGCGGCGGAACAGGCACTGCGCCAGATCATTCAGGAGGAGCCGACGATCTATGACCATCGCCTGAAGCTGGCCCGTTTTTTCGATCAGCTCCCCGCGACGGATAAGGCCGAGGCCGTGCTGCGCGATGCAGTCACGGTGTTCCCTGAGAACGACCAGGCGTGGTTGGCCTTAGCCGACTTTTTGAAGATGCGCCGGGGAATGGAGCCAGCGCGGGTTGCACTGCGGCAAGCTGCCAAACAGTTGCCCTATTCCACGCAGATCCCATTCGCCCTGGCTGCGCTCTATGAGTCTCATAAGGACTTCGCAGAAGCAAAGCTCGTCTATGAAACCGTGGCAAAGGACTACAACAAGAAACCGGCGGGACTGGATGCGCAGGTGAAGCTGGCACAGCTCGAGTTCAATGCTGGGCATCAGGAAGAAGCCGAACGGCGGCTGTCGGACGTGTTGCGGCAGAATCCCCGGTCGGCCCAAGGGTTGATCTTACAAGGAAAGATGGCGTTGATCGGACGAAACGGCAAGGACGCCGTGCAGGCATTTCGGACAGTCCTACGTGACCAGCCGGAACTCGCCCATGTGCACTATCTGCTGGGCCAAGCGTACCTGACGACAGGAGACTCGTCGTTGGCCCGTGAGAGTTTCGAACGGTCCGTGGCGCTCCAGCCCGGCTTGGTCGAGGCGAGCTTTGCGCTTGCTACGATGGAAAGCCGGAGTGGACAACTGCAAAGCGCCAGGGCGCGCTTGAAGGCCATCCTGACATCTCACCACGATCATCGCCAGGCGATGGAAATCCTGTTTAGCTTGGATCTGGCGGCCGGTGATTGGAATCATGCCGCGACGATGCTGAGCCGTCTGCGGCAAGTGGAAGGAGAAAGCGCCGCGACACTCATGGCTGAAGGTAAGCTTTACGAGAGTCGAAAGGATTTCGCCGAAGCCATCGCGGCCTATGAGCGTGCGGCGACAATGGCAGTCGATGCGCAGGAACCTCTGGTGGCCGTCACCCACCTCGATCTTCAACTCAAACAACCAGAACGTGCAAGACGCCGACTGGAGGGCATCCTTGCCACGCATCCCAACCACCCATACGCCCATGGAGTGATGGGAGAAGTGTTGACCCTGATCGGAAAGCGGGATTCCGCCATGGGACACTTCCGGGAAGCGACCAGAATTAATCCGCGATGGCTCACGCCCTGGCTCAACGCAGCGACACTATCCATGGCACAAGGTCAGGGAGAAGTCGCAATTCGTACGCTGAGAGAGGGGCTGACCGCAAACCCCGCCAGTGAAGAGTTGCACATGTTGTTGGCCTCGGTGTTGGCGAGCCAGAATTCGGTTGAAGAGGCCATCGCAGCCTATGATGCTGTGCTCCGGATGAATCCTCGCAATATTTTCTCGGCCAACAATCTCGCGGCGCTGCTGGCGGATCACAAGAGCGACGCACCGAACCTTCAACGTGCGTTCCTACTGAGTCGGGAATTCGAAAAAGATGCCCCACACCCGCTGTTTCTCGATACCCTGGCATGGGTGCGGTTAAAAATGGGCCATCTTGAAGACGCGGTTCGCATCATGCGGCAAGCGATTGTGAAGGCCCCGGACCTTCCGATACTCAACTATCACCTCGGCGCGGCCCTGTATCATTCAGGACGGAATGTCGAAGCTAAGGTGTACCTCGCAAAAGCGCTTAAGAGCACAGAACACTTCCAAGGGCGACGTGAAGCACAACAGCTGCTCGCCCGGTCGAACGGATAG
- a CDS encoding polysaccharide biosynthesis/export family protein, which yields MQLGFKIVHKITLGLIIGVFLAAMVGCQSTDVRETSQELPNSDLGYQLGPEDVLLISVWKDEHLTREVVVRPDGMISFPLVGDVPAEGRTVEELRLDLAKRLIKYIPAVNLTVSVVKPLSYKVYVVGRVAKPGEFLVGHYTDVLQALSLAGGLTPFAAENDIKIVRRVMGQQHTLPFRYGDVRKGIDLEQNVILQRGDVVMVP from the coding sequence ATGCAGCTTGGTTTCAAGATCGTTCACAAAATCACGTTGGGGCTTATCATCGGAGTTTTCTTGGCTGCCATGGTGGGTTGCCAATCTACTGACGTGCGCGAGACTTCGCAAGAGTTGCCTAATTCCGATCTGGGATACCAGCTCGGCCCGGAAGATGTCCTACTCATCTCCGTTTGGAAAGATGAACACCTGACTCGGGAGGTTGTCGTCCGGCCGGATGGCATGATTTCCTTTCCGCTGGTCGGGGATGTGCCAGCCGAAGGCCGGACAGTGGAAGAACTGCGACTAGACCTTGCCAAACGGTTGATTAAATATATTCCTGCCGTCAACCTCACAGTCTCCGTGGTGAAACCATTGAGTTACAAGGTCTATGTCGTCGGGCGCGTAGCGAAGCCTGGCGAATTCCTGGTCGGCCACTATACAGATGTTCTTCAAGCCTTAAGCCTCGCCGGCGGGTTGACACCCTTTGCGGCGGAAAACGACATCAAGATCGTGCGTCGGGTGATGGGACAACAGCACACGCTCCCGTTTCGCTATGGTGATGTGCGGAAGGGAATCGATCTGGAACAGAATGTCATTTTGCAGCGCGGTGACGTCGTGATGGTGCCGTAG
- a CDS encoding AAA family ATPase, with the protein MYKSFYRLHSKPFSLLPDSEFLYLGATHRTAYSLLEYGLLTEAPFMVLTGDPGTGKTSLLHKLIADNRDQYSIGFLTNARYDVDYLLPWILLALGLNTKQLDPVEAQHLFAKFLADEALRKRRVVLIMDEAQNLGVKLLEELRLLSNLNREKSLQLQIILSGQPDLQALLRRVDMTQFAQRVVVDYHIQPFTEEEVAQYIHHRIQLSGGSKPLFSSQACALTYRLSQGNPRLINQVCEMALTYGFAQQAPRITAKLLAQAALDRRKNRILPLAELEDLAAIAAGEGEEAPDKQDTFAQSDPPQDAWASTGNGAASTESADTAYQQGMALRKSQKFIAAIARFQQAAQDPAYHLRAFGQIGLCYRALGQAPQAVAAFRQACADYNAPHQQSLSVRYLLGRTLEQLGDRPEALEQYRLIFRTDRTFKDTATRMSILEGDHVSAKPGRAPSWGFGQAWKQVRQLLKGER; encoded by the coding sequence ATGTACAAAAGCTTCTATCGACTCCACAGCAAACCGTTCTCGCTGTTACCGGACAGCGAATTTCTTTATCTCGGCGCGACGCATCGCACCGCCTACAGTCTGTTGGAGTATGGCCTGCTGACCGAGGCCCCGTTCATGGTGCTGACCGGCGACCCCGGCACGGGTAAAACGTCCCTGCTTCACAAGTTGATCGCCGACAATCGCGACCAGTATTCCATCGGGTTCCTCACGAACGCGCGCTACGATGTGGACTATCTCCTCCCATGGATTCTCCTGGCCTTAGGGCTCAATACCAAACAGCTCGATCCGGTGGAGGCGCAACATCTGTTCGCCAAGTTTCTGGCCGATGAAGCGCTTCGAAAACGCCGTGTCGTGCTGATTATGGATGAGGCGCAAAATCTCGGCGTGAAACTGTTAGAGGAATTGCGACTCCTGTCCAATCTGAATCGTGAGAAATCACTGCAGCTGCAGATCATTTTGTCTGGCCAGCCTGACCTTCAAGCCCTGCTGCGGCGCGTAGACATGACCCAATTCGCGCAGCGAGTCGTGGTGGACTACCATATCCAACCCTTCACGGAAGAAGAAGTCGCGCAGTATATTCATCACCGCATCCAGCTCTCCGGCGGTTCGAAGCCCCTGTTCAGCAGCCAAGCCTGCGCGCTGACCTACCGACTCAGCCAGGGCAATCCGCGCCTGATCAACCAGGTCTGCGAAATGGCGCTGACCTATGGCTTTGCCCAGCAGGCTCCGCGCATCACGGCAAAGTTGCTGGCCCAAGCTGCGCTCGACCGAAGGAAAAATCGCATTCTTCCGCTTGCTGAACTTGAAGACCTCGCCGCGATTGCCGCAGGCGAGGGAGAAGAGGCGCCGGACAAACAGGACACGTTCGCGCAGTCAGACCCGCCGCAGGACGCCTGGGCCTCCACAGGGAACGGCGCGGCGTCGACCGAATCGGCAGACACCGCCTATCAGCAGGGCATGGCGCTCAGAAAGTCCCAGAAGTTTATCGCGGCCATCGCCAGATTTCAGCAGGCGGCACAGGATCCCGCCTATCATTTGCGCGCATTCGGACAAATTGGGCTGTGCTATCGCGCGCTCGGCCAGGCACCTCAGGCCGTCGCGGCATTTCGACAGGCTTGCGCCGATTACAATGCGCCGCACCAACAGAGCCTGAGTGTCCGCTATCTCCTGGGACGCACCCTGGAACAACTGGGGGATCGCCCCGAAGCGTTGGAACAATACCGGCTGATTTTTCGCACAGACCGCACCTTCAAGGATACGGCGACCCGGATGTCGATTCTTGAGGGCGACCACGTATCGGCAAAACCTGGACGCGCGCCGTCTTGGGGATTCGGACAAGCCTGGAAACAGGTCCGTCAACTCTTAAAAGGGGAACGGTAA